CGAGTAGCCTGAGCGGCTCCCGAGGCTTTCAGTGCCATTTCGTAAAAGTGCTGCTCCCAATCGTTCTGAGCAGTTTTTCCTTCCCGCATCAAGCGGTGCAGGTTGCCGTAGGTGCTTACATTATTGAATCCGTGGTCGTGTACTCCGATGTGGCTCACGTGCGTAGCCATTACCTCAACGGTTTTATCACGACCAATCGTTAAAAATTGTTCATCACCGGTAGCATCAAACTGTAGTATAGCCGAGCCGTACTGAAAGCCCTGTGTCCACTCGGTCCAACCGCGAGTGGTATATTTTCCTTTTACGGTGAAAACGGGTGAGCCTTTGGTGGCATCGTAGTGGTTTTCAATATGTAGTATTTTCTGACCCGATAGTTCCCAGAAGGTGTCTAGTAATGGTTGTAATGATTCGGGGGTAAGTTGGTGGTTAATCTTCAGCATAAATAGTAAGAATTTGCCCGAAGATAGAGAGAATGCGTTATCGGGGCAAGCTGAGAAGTAACTACTTAGGGCAAATGCATCAAAATCTGGATATGCTGATTTTAGAGAGTATGGGCACTTTCACACCTCACCTTCTCTTGAGCATGTAAAGCAAAAACTTACTTTATTAATTGGCAAAGCTATTTGAATATTTTGATGCGTTTGCCCTGAAAATCCGTAGATCGCTTCTGGTGTAATGAATAATTTTGTATGTATCGCTATTCTATTCAGCGAATCCAGGCGCATGTATTGTCTTCTCTACGTTTAATCAATACTGAGCACATGTAAGCCTTAGTCTTAGCAGAACAGGCGACTAATATCACTCGTATTATTCCTTCAGCTCTACCGTAAATTCTTCAAAGACTACGGTCCGATCGCGAATGACAAGAGTGTCCTTCACGCTGTGGGTTTCGCTATTGGCTACGTCGGTGTAGTTATAATCTAGGTAAATCACGTCACGGGCTTTGCCGCCCCATTCACCGCCCCCTTCTATAAACTGGGCACTTCCTGCAATCTGATAGGGGTCATCAGTGGCACTGCTAATAGTACCCGTGTTTTCGCTACCAAAGCTTAACTCCATCATTAGGTTACCGGGGCTGCTGTTGTCGCCTCGTCGCACAATGTTTTCTAGCGTGACCGATCGCCGACCAGTGGTATTGACCGGAACTACCTCGTCGCGCACTACGAATTCGCTGATGTAGACGTTTTCTACCGTGTTACCGGCAGCATCGGTCATTACATCAATACCCCGGCGTAAGTAATTTCCGTGGTAGGGGTTGATATACTTGATACCGAATAGTGTGTAATCTTTGGGTAACTGGTTCCAGTGAGCCGGATTTACCCGGTCGGGGTTAGCCACTACGCTCTCACCTGAAAGTAACGTATCCAAACCCTCCAATTGAGTGATCCGCACCGGGATTACGTAGTTAACTCCCTCGCCGTAGGCAAGCGGATCATCGAAGAAACCGCCTGTCAGCTGTATCGGAATAATTCCTTTCATACTGCCCGACGGAATGGTTAGCGGACTTTGTACCTCGGTAGTATAGTACTCCCCAGGAAGTGCCTGCACATTGGCTACATTATCCAGTAAGCTATTATCAATCTCAAAGTGTACGCTACGGGCCTGATCATTCTCGTACACTCCCGCCATCGTCATCCCAATCTCAAATTGTTGGTTGTTGTCATTCTCGTTGATTCCCTGATCGTAATTACCCAAAATTAGCGTTCGGATGGGGGTTTGGTAGGGAAAGTAGCCCGCCGTGGTGCCGTAATCCGGATAAACAACCTCTTGGTTTTGGCAAGCTACCGCGCCCAGAACCAAGAATGATAGTATTAAATGTTTGATATTCATATCGTAAATATTTTACAGTGTATCACAGTTATTTAAAGGAATTACCAGCCCCGGTTCTGCTCCAGCGCACTAAACTTCACTGTTTCTGACTGGGGAATTGGGCCATAAATAGCTCGCTCGCCGTACTGCCGAGGTTCCACATCTAGCAGGGTATACTGGTTACCATTGAATAAAATACCGTCTACGCCCTCGTCTAAATCTAGCATCCAGCGGCGCATATCCCAGAAGCGGTGCCCCTCAAAGCAAAGCTCCAGGCGACGTTCATTGCGAATGAGATCGCGCATAGCAGTTTGGTCAGTAATGGTTTGTAGATAATTATCGGGCTGTTCAATACCCGCTCGCTGGCGAATAGCGGAGATGATCTGGCGGGCAGTCATCCCGCCCACGGCAAAGTCTGGTCCACCTAACTCGTTGGCAGCTTCAGCTAATACCAAGAATATATCAGTGTAGCGAAGGAACACCAAGAAATGCTCTTGCGAAGTGATGGAACCATCGTTATTGATAACCACGTCGGGGCGCAGAAGCTTCTTGAGATAGTATCCGGTTCGGGTAGATAATCCCAGAATGGCATCTACCTGGTCTATACCTGCTCCCACTCCCGTAAAAATGGTATTGTCGCCGAGGGTATTTCCGTTGTACAAAATGTACTGGGCTAAACGAGGGTCACGACCTTCGTACGGGTTACCGACATCGTAGCCCGAATTAGGGTTAGAAATAGGGTACCCATTTAGCATTGGGAAGGCATCTACCAAGTTCTGAGAGGGGTTCACGAAGCCATCACCGTTCAGTGAAGGTGGAAACGCTACTTCCTCAGCAAAAGAACTGGCTCCCACTGAATTTCGCCATAGAATCTCTGATAAATCCCGATCGCTATTTTCGTCGTAGAATGCAACTCCACCGGGATCAAGACCGGCTATACCACCAATATTATTGATAAGCTCTGCCGCCAGATTGGCTGCCTGCTGGTAGTAATCGCCCTGACCGTTCAGAAACGCCGGACTAGCAGCTAGTAAGTTGAGTTTGGCCTGGAATGCCTTAATAATCCTTCCACTAATCCGCAAGCGGTTGTTGTCACCGAAAACGAAGCGGTAGGCTTCAGGATCGTAGGATTCGTAGCGAGCGGGAATGTCAGCCGCATTGTCGTAGTCCATCGGTAGTAGCGCGAGTGCCTCCTCAAAGTCGGCATTGATCTTCGCCACGGATTCTTCAAAGCTAAGACGAGGAATATTGAAGTCGCCCGCCGGATCAATAAATTCAGTATAGTACTGAATGCCCAGCAGCTCGCCAGACTGGCTTGCCCCGGCATGTCCCTGAAGCACGTACATATGATGTACCGCCCGCATGGCCAGGGCTTCTCCCCGCAAGCGAAGCTCAAATAACTCGTTCGTAGCCGTATCACGCTTCCACTGCACATTTTCAATGGTTGATATGAAACGGTTGATGTAAAAGATGGGTTCGTACTTATCCCAGCGGCTCACCGGGTTAAACTGGGCTGCCCACTGCCCTACTGCCATTTGGCGAAGGCCATTGTTGATATTATTAGTCACTGCATCATCGGTAGCCACTTCGGTAAATTGGTACTGATTAATTAAGCCTACGTAGGCATTTATCAGCACCCCTTCAGCAAAAGCCGGATCAAAGTCCAGACGGTCAGCATCTAACACATTTTCGTCTACGGGTTCAATCAACTCCTCGCAACTGAAAACCCCTACTAGGGCAATTAGGATAAAATATTTATATAGATTTTTCATATTTGCAGTAATGTTAGGTTAGAAACTAGCCCGTAATCCGGCGGAGTAGGAGCGGTACATCGGCTCGCTACCAATGCGTAACTGGCGGATGTCTCGGTTCTCAGCTAACTCTAGCAGATTATTTCCAGCTACGTAGATACTAATGTTCGCCATATTGAGCTTACCGACCCAAGTACTCGGCAGTTGGTAGGTCAGCTGCGCCCGCTGGATGGTGAAGTAGGAATTGTCGTACATCCAGAAAGTTGAGTTTTGGAGGTTATTATTACTCTGCTGAGACGATAGCCGGGGGTAGGTAGCCGTAGCTGCCGTTTCTTCTGTCCAACGATCCAGTACCACCTCCGAGTACTTATCAAAGCCATCTACCCAGAAGTAGCTGCTATTTCGCTGTGCTTGACTCCCTACCTGGCTCACTCCCAGCACAAATAAACTTAAACCCCTGTACTCTAACCGAAGGTCAGTGCTGAACGTCCAGGGGGCAAACCACCGACCAATCTCCACTTGGTCGCGATCATCTATGGTACCATCGTTGTTCTGATCCTGGTAGCGAATGTCGCCCGGGCGAACGCTACCGTAGGCTGATTGAGGTAAGCCTTCCCGTAAGGAACCGTCTTCGGTAAAGTCATCAGCGGTATAGAAGCCCAGGTCTTCCAGCCCCCACATGGCATCGGCGGGCCGCCCTTGGCGGAACTGGTAGCTATCTTCGTACACTTCATCTACCAGCAGTCGCTCGGTTTCGGCGTAAGTGGCTCGTGCCCCTACTCCAATGCCTAGCTGACCAACTTGCTCAGAAAGCTGTACGCCCATTTCCAGTCCCTGAATACGGGTTGCATTGTAGTTGCTGTAAGGGGTAAAATCATCGTAAAAAGATGGGAACTGAGTAGTAAGGCGGGTAACCTGATTATCAATATCGGTACGGAAGGCGTTCATCTCTACCCAGAGGTTGCCGAATACTGAACCTTCAAACCCAAAGTTGATGTCCTTGCGCTGCTCAAAGCCAAAATTAGGGTTAGGTCCCTGCTGTATCCGGGTGACTTGGTTGGTGAATCCATCGGCCCAAGCGTAAGTAGATCCACCTTGCGCGTAGATTTCCCGGTACAAAAAGTAGTCCGATACACTTCCACCGAGGTTGAGATTACCCGACGTAATTCTTATGTCCGAATTTATGATACCGGCGGTCGCCCTGATTTTCAAATAGTCAATCCAGTTAGCTTCACCCAGAAAGTTTTCTTCGCTTAGTACGTAGGCAATTCCGGCACTGGGCGAAAAAGTACCCCGGTTGCCCTCTGGTAACTTCACCGAATTCACGTAGGCCGAACTAACATCAAGAAATAGTTTATTGTCAAAGCTGTAGTTCAACTGTAATCCGACGTGGGCATTCTTTTGGGGCTGAGCTTGGTTCTGAAGATAGGTGTTATTGGCGTAACCAATCAGCGAGGCACTAATGCGGTGCTTCTCAGCTAACTGCCTATCGTAATTCAGCATTCCGTAGAAACCATAACGGGTTAGGAAGTTTTGGGTGTTCACGCTTTCGGTAAGGTCGCGTAGGTCTTGTTCACCGATACGGTTAAGCCCTACAATCATCCCTTCATCCCAAGTAGGCTCGTACACTGAGTAAGAATTATTCACCGACTGGGAGTAGATATTGTAGAAGTCAAAGCTTACGTAGGTTTTGGCCGAAAGTCCCTTCACAAACTGGTCCAGGTCAAAATTAATGGCGTTATTTACCTGAGTGATGCGGGTGATAAACTCCTGATAGCCACCCGCTAATGCATCAGCAATCGGCGTATTATTTTGAAATGCTTGAGCACCCCCCAGCAGATTCCCCCCATAAACATTAGCTGCCGCCAATTGTCCGGCCAGCGCAGGGTTACCTACAGTGTCTATCAGGGAAACCGGTAGTAACGGGGCGAATGTCTCAGGTCTGCGGATGGATGCTTCCCGGAACCAGTTGCCCCGGGCGGTTTTTCGGGTCCTTACCATAGACACTACATCCAGGCTACTGGTAATAAAGTTGTTGACCCGAAAGTTGATGTTCCCCCGAACATTGAAACGGTGGTCACCTGCGTTAGCTTCCGGGTTGAGACGAAGCAGTGAGCTGGAGTTATTGTACCCCATATTAATATAGTACTGGGTCTTTTCACTTCCGCCCGAGAACTCAGCAATCGCATTGACAAAGGACAAAGACGGGTTGAGGTACTCTGAAGAGTAGTAGTCAACATTTGGGTAGCGGTAGGGATTTTCGCCACTACGGAAGTTATCAATCAGCTCTTCACTAAAAGCAGGGTTGAGTCCGTCATTGAGGCGGGCTTCATTGAATAGCTGCATATAGTCCGCTGAACCTAAGTAATTTGGTAGGGATACCGGACGGGATACTCCGTAGCTGGCGGTTACGTTGGCGCGACGGTAGCGGGCGTCTCCCCGCTTAGTAGTTACCACTATTACGCCGTTGATCCCCATTGTTCCGTACTGGGCCACGGCGTTCGCATCTTTGAGCACGGTAATTTGTTCAATTTCCTCCGCGTTTAGTAAGTCAATGGACCGACCGGGAATACCATCTACCACAATCAGGGCACCACCCAATCCGCGGATATTATCGCTACCGTATACTCCCACAATTCTTCCCAGCAGGGCATCCTGCACCCGCTGGGTATTGTCGTAGCCCAAATAAGAATCCGGACGAATGGCCGATACCGCCCCCACTACCTCGCGCTTACTTTTCTTATTGAAGCCCAGATCAATTGTGTCGCTTAGCTGAAACCTATCCCCGGCATTTTCTATCAGTGCCTCCGGTAAGTCCATCAAGGTACTATCTACATTTTGTCCGAAGGAAGTAAATGCTATACCGAGCAAGCAGTTCAAAAGAAGCACTTTGCTGAGAATATCCCCCTTCCCGCCTTTTTTAAAGGGGGATTGTATTTTGTTAAGTTTTAGATGTATTGTCATAGTTTTTTAATTATTAGTCCACGGCTCATAGTCTACAGTCCACAGTTTATTGCGAATCAACTATGGACTATGGACTGTCGACTGTTGACTCTTATATTTTGCCTTACCATCCTGGATTTTGCCCGAAACCAGCGTAAAGCTGCGTATCATTCTGGGGAAAAGGCAGCCAGTAGTGTTTCTCTTCAAATACCTTGGTACGGATCACTTCTTCCTGAAAGAAAGTACGCCCCTCGTCAAAGCGAAGTCCGGTTTTTTCTTTGTACCGATCCAGTTCGCCGAGCCGCCACCGTCGTAAGTCCATCCAGCGATGACCTTCCCAGCTTAGCTCTACCGCCCGCTCCCGCCGTATTTCGTCCATAAATTTCTGGTTATCACTCGCAAACTGTACGGCACCTACTCCAGCCCGATTTCTTAGCACGTTGATCGCCTGCTCGGCGGTTAGGGAATAGAATGAAGGGGCTTGCTGGGCACCGTAGGCCGCGTGGGCTGCTTCCGCGTACATCAGGTATACATCGGTAAGTCGCATATGCAAGCGGAAGGGTAGATAATTGCCTATTTTATTATCAAACTGATTGAACGAAAGCCCGTACCACTTTTTAGAAAGATAGCCGGTTTGGCTGCCCAAGTCTACCGTCGGAAAACGGTGGGCACCACCATCGTAAAGCTGGGCAAAGCGATGCACCTCATTGTCACCGCTGGCCGACCCCAGGTTTTCCACCATCTGGTCGCCATCTACTACTACCCACTTGTAAAATCGGGGATCCCGTCCTTCCCAGGGGTTGTTAGGATCGTAGTTGGGACTATCTTCGGTAGATAAGCCATCGGCCATGCCAAAGTTGTAGTGGATATAATTATGAGTAGGAAACTGCGTATCGCGCTGGTCGCAGTGGCTGCCGATTTGAAAACCTTGCGCCAAGAAGCGGGGAAACCAACCGATATCACCCGATTGGCTAAAGATAAACTCGGTACTACCCGGATAAATGTAGCCCGTAGTCCCGCTAAAGGAATAGAATACATCTTGGTAATTATCCATTGTGGCCAATTCGTAGCGTCCGGATTCGTCCAGCTTTAGCACTTCGGCAAAAGCCTCGGTTGCCATTTCGCAGAGCTGCTGATCGTAATCGTAGGGGTCAGTAGAGCCTTTCATCAGCGGGCTAGCCGCAAACAGTAAGTTTTTACCCTTAAAAGACCAAGCAGCTCCTTTAGTAGCCCGAAACTGATTGATCCCTTTGGTCTTTTGCCCCGCTGGATGGTTGTCCCAGTCGGCAGGCAATAGTTGAGTGGCCAGCGCAAAGTCATCGTCAATGGCTAACGCTGTTTCCTTGTATGTTTCCGGACGCGCCAGCTCCCAATCTTCCGAGTCTAACGATCGGTCGATGTAGGGGATGCGCCCCCAGAATTTCATAATCTCGTGGTGAAAAAAGGCGCGGAAAAAGTAAGCTTGCCCCAGCAGCACATCTTTCTCTTCCTGGGTAGCATCTACAATCAG
This region of Tunicatimonas pelagia genomic DNA includes:
- a CDS encoding DUF5627 domain-containing protein: MNIKHLILSFLVLGAVACQNQEVVYPDYGTTAGYFPYQTPIRTLILGNYDQGINENDNNQQFEIGMTMAGVYENDQARSVHFEIDNSLLDNVANVQALPGEYYTTEVQSPLTIPSGSMKGIIPIQLTGGFFDDPLAYGEGVNYVIPVRITQLEGLDTLLSGESVVANPDRVNPAHWNQLPKDYTLFGIKYINPYHGNYLRRGIDVMTDAAGNTVENVYISEFVVRDEVVPVNTTGRRSVTLENIVRRGDNSSPGNLMMELSFGSENTGTISSATDDPYQIAGSAQFIEGGGEWGGKARDVIYLDYNYTDVANSETHSVKDTLVIRDRTVVFEEFTVELKE
- a CDS encoding RagB/SusD family nutrient uptake outer membrane protein, with translation MKNLYKYFILIALVGVFSCEELIEPVDENVLDADRLDFDPAFAEGVLINAYVGLINQYQFTEVATDDAVTNNINNGLRQMAVGQWAAQFNPVSRWDKYEPIFYINRFISTIENVQWKRDTATNELFELRLRGEALAMRAVHHMYVLQGHAGASQSGELLGIQYYTEFIDPAGDFNIPRLSFEESVAKINADFEEALALLPMDYDNAADIPARYESYDPEAYRFVFGDNNRLRISGRIIKAFQAKLNLLAASPAFLNGQGDYYQQAANLAAELINNIGGIAGLDPGGVAFYDENSDRDLSEILWRNSVGASSFAEEVAFPPSLNGDGFVNPSQNLVDAFPMLNGYPISNPNSGYDVGNPYEGRDPRLAQYILYNGNTLGDNTIFTGVGAGIDQVDAILGLSTRTGYYLKKLLRPDVVINNDGSITSQEHFLVFLRYTDIFLVLAEAANELGGPDFAVGGMTARQIISAIRQRAGIEQPDNYLQTITDQTAMRDLIRNERRLELCFEGHRFWDMRRWMLDLDEGVDGILFNGNQYTLLDVEPRQYGERAIYGPIPQSETVKFSALEQNRGW
- a CDS encoding SusC/RagA family TonB-linked outer membrane protein; this translates as MTIHLKLNKIQSPFKKGGKGDILSKVLLLNCLLGIAFTSFGQNVDSTLMDLPEALIENAGDRFQLSDTIDLGFNKKSKREVVGAVSAIRPDSYLGYDNTQRVQDALLGRIVGVYGSDNIRGLGGALIVVDGIPGRSIDLLNAEEIEQITVLKDANAVAQYGTMGINGVIVVTTKRGDARYRRANVTASYGVSRPVSLPNYLGSADYMQLFNEARLNDGLNPAFSEELIDNFRSGENPYRYPNVDYYSSEYLNPSLSFVNAIAEFSGGSEKTQYYINMGYNNSSSLLRLNPEANAGDHRFNVRGNINFRVNNFITSSLDVVSMVRTRKTARGNWFREASIRRPETFAPLLPVSLIDTVGNPALAGQLAAANVYGGNLLGGAQAFQNNTPIADALAGGYQEFITRITQVNNAINFDLDQFVKGLSAKTYVSFDFYNIYSQSVNNSYSVYEPTWDEGMIVGLNRIGEQDLRDLTESVNTQNFLTRYGFYGMLNYDRQLAEKHRISASLIGYANNTYLQNQAQPQKNAHVGLQLNYSFDNKLFLDVSSAYVNSVKLPEGNRGTFSPSAGIAYVLSEENFLGEANWIDYLKIRATAGIINSDIRITSGNLNLGGSVSDYFLYREIYAQGGSTYAWADGFTNQVTRIQQGPNPNFGFEQRKDINFGFEGSVFGNLWVEMNAFRTDIDNQVTRLTTQFPSFYDDFTPYSNYNATRIQGLEMGVQLSEQVGQLGIGVGARATYAETERLLVDEVYEDSYQFRQGRPADAMWGLEDLGFYTADDFTEDGSLREGLPQSAYGSVRPGDIRYQDQNNDGTIDDRDQVEIGRWFAPWTFSTDLRLEYRGLSLFVLGVSQVGSQAQRNSSYFWVDGFDKYSEVVLDRWTEETAATATYPRLSSQQSNNNLQNSTFWMYDNSYFTIQRAQLTYQLPSTWVGKLNMANISIYVAGNNLLELAENRDIRQLRIGSEPMYRSYSAGLRASF
- a CDS encoding RagB/SusD family nutrient uptake outer membrane protein translates to MNRFYIKLAGMLGSLLLMTTACEDYLDKTIETNLDQEEVFKNFDNVQGFVEEMYAMVVNYGTATHWQGYMCYGDDAIGNQNWQFDFHIDQGRYWNWINTGGTGIGTYFYNENPKTGDNLPFRRAGVWQSSWAGIRKANLIIENANLIVDATQEEKDVLLGQAYFFRAFFHHEIMKFWGRIPYIDRSLDSEDWELARPETYKETALAIDDDFALATQLLPADWDNHPAGQKTKGINQFRATKGAAWSFKGKNLLFAASPLMKGSTDPYDYDQQLCEMATEAFAEVLKLDESGRYELATMDNYQDVFYSFSGTTGYIYPGSTEFIFSQSGDIGWFPRFLAQGFQIGSHCDQRDTQFPTHNYIHYNFGMADGLSTEDSPNYDPNNPWEGRDPRFYKWVVVDGDQMVENLGSASGDNEVHRFAQLYDGGAHRFPTVDLGSQTGYLSKKWYGLSFNQFDNKIGNYLPFRLHMRLTDVYLMYAEAAHAAYGAQQAPSFYSLTAEQAINVLRNRAGVGAVQFASDNQKFMDEIRRERAVELSWEGHRWMDLRRWRLGELDRYKEKTGLRFDEGRTFFQEEVIRTKVFEEKHYWLPFPQNDTQLYAGFGQNPGW